The segment TGCCGTTGAGGACAATTCCAAGACACGGAAGAAGCGCGACGGCCAGCCCGAGGGGCGCCATCAGTGTCGCCACCATGAAGAGGCATGTTGCCGCTTCCGTGACGATCACGCTCCAGACAACGCCGAGATGCTGACCGAGCCAGCCGCAGCATGCTTTGCCCAATGCGCCACCGGCGAAAAGCAAGGCAAGGCCGACGCCAACAGTCGCTTCAACGCCGCCCTTGCTGTGAAGGAGAAATGGCAAAAACAGGAGATAGCCCATGCGCGTCGCGGTATCGAGCGCACCGATGGTCAGGAGCAGACCGAACCCGCGGCCGTCATGTCCGTCGACTCGCGGCTTTCCCTTGTTCGACTCAAGGAATTGTTGCGGTAGGAGAGCGAGCAAACCCAGCGCGACCGCCAATCCGACCAGGGCCGTGAGGCCAACAATCGATTGCCAGGCGAAGATCGGCAACAGCAGCGCCACGATGGCCGGAAAGGTCGCCTTTCCCAAGTCGCCGGCGAAATTATAAACGCCCAGCGGTCCCCGCGAATCTTTTCCGTAGCCCTTCGTGACCAGAAGCGACGCGCACGGATGCTGCACGCTCGATCCGAGTCCGGCTAGCACCAAACCAATGCAGAGGCCGGTAAACCGAAATGGAAGAGCCATGACGAGATAGCCGGCGGCGGAGATGAGCGTTGCCAGCACCAAAGCGTTGCGCGCACTGAGATTCGCCGTGAGCCGGCCGGCCGGCACCTGCAGACCGCCCATCGTTCCCGAGTAGAGCGCACGCACCGCGGCCAAGCCGGCGTACGAGAGGCCGAATTCCGCCTGCCAGACGGGCAAAAGCACATAAAGCAGGTCCGTATAGCCGTCATGCAGGAGGTGGGCGAGGCAAGCGCCGAGGAAGTTACGGCGGCGGAGAGATTGTTCGGCATTTCGCTTTTTTTGCGCCCAATCCAACGACGTCATCATGTTCTGCAATCACCCGGTTTCCGCTTCCTTCCGGGGATTCTATACACGTGAGTTTTTATCGACTAGAACCGTTAGATTCACCAGTATTGTCTCTTTTTCTCACGGGTCCCATGCGTCGCCTGCCGCCGCTCAACGCTTTACGCGTCTTTGAAGTCGCTGCTCGAACGGGGAGTTATGCCAAAGCCGGAGTCGAACTCGGACTGACACACGGCGCCGTCAGTCGCCAAATCGCAGCATTGGAAACATGGCTCGGCCAGCGCCTGTTTGTGCGGACGGGCCGGCGCATGACGCCGACACCCGCAGCGCGCGCCTTTGCCGCCGAGGTCAGCTTGTCGTTCGACCGTATGATCGCCGCGGCCGAAGCCTGCGGATATCCGTCCGTGCGCTCTATTCTCCGCGTCGACGCTCCAACCACTTTCGCCATGCGCTGGCTGATCCCCCGTCTCGAGCGGTTTCACGCGCAACGGCCGGAGGTGGAAATCTCGGTCACGACGGCGACGACCCTCCGTGATGAATTGCGCGGGGGCTTTGATCTCGCGATACGGCGAGGATCGGCGGAACGGGACGCGTGGCCCCAATATCAGGCGGTGCCTTTTCTGGACGAGGCAGATACGTTGATCGTGAGCCCCGCACTATTCGAACGGCAACCGCTCCACCAGCCGGCCGATATCGCGAACCACATTCTGTTGGGAAGCGAGACCCGGCCGGGCGATTGGGCCGATTGGCTGGAACGGGCTGGTCTGCCGCATCGCGCCGAGCAACGGCGGCGCGTGTTCGATCATTTCTTCGTCACGCTTCAGGCGGTGGCCGATGGTCTTGGCATTGGCATCGGGCCTTTCCCGGTCCTTCAAACCGATCTGGAAACGGCACGGATTCTGACGCCGTTTCCGACAATTCTTGTGCCCCGCACCGGCTATGTCGCCCTTATTCCCTTCGACGCAAATAAATCATCGGCTTTGACGGGTTTTATCGAATGGCTCGTCGCGGAAGGCGCAGTGCCGCATGCGCGCCACCTCACTTCGGCGCCGGGAAAGTGATATCCGCCGCAAAGACCTTCTGCGCGCCGGGCGGCGGCTTCGGGAAAGGCGCGGCGCGCTGCACCAACGCCAGACTTTCGACATCGAGCGCGGCATCGCCGCTGGAGCGCAGCAATTTCTCGTTCTTCACCGTGCCGTCGTCGTTCAATTCGAAGGCGACGAGCGCCGTACCCGAAGCGCCGCGACGGCGCGCATCTTCAGGAAACTCCTTGTTCAATTCCAGCATGCCGAAAACGAGCGTCTGATAGTTCACGGCCTCGTCGCCATCGGCGGAGGGTTGCGGCACGGCGACGGCGCGGGAATTGTCCTGCATCAGGCCCTCGGCCCGGCCCTCTGGCGAACCCGATGGAGTGACCGGCGGCGGTGGGTTTGCAGGTTGCGGCTTAACAACCGGCAAAGGGGGCGGCGGCTGAACCGGAGGCACCGGCTTGACCGCTTCCGCTGGTTTTGGCGGTTCCGGCTTCGGGGCGTCAAGCTTCGGGGCTTCAGGCTTGGCGACCTCCGGCTTGGGCGGTGGCGCGGGCTTGGCCGGCTGGGGCTTGGGTGGCTGGGACTTGGGTGGCTCAAGCTTCGGCGGCGAGGGTTTCACCTCTGTTTTGGGCTGCGGCTTGGCCTGCGGCGGCTTGGACGCCTCGGGCTTGGGCGCAGCGGCGGGTTTGGACGTATCAAGCTTGGACGTATCAGCCTTGGACGCGGCTGGCTTGGGCTTGCCCGGCTCAGTGCCATGCGGATCGCCCTTCGAGCCACCAGAGGGCTTGGCGTCGGGGGGCGCGGTGACCAGATCGACCGGAATTTCCAGCGCCGCATCGGGCTTGAGCGGCGGCGCGTGCTCCAGCCAGACGAGGGCCGCGAGCGCCGCGAGATGGAGGAGAATGCTCGCGCCGATCAGCCCGGCGAAGAACGACCGGCTTTGCGCCAGACGCAGCACGGCCGCGGTCGTCTCGTCGGCGCGCTGCGTCGCGCCCTTGCTATCGGCGTCCGGCCATTGCGCCCTGAACAGGGGCTCAAATGTCGCGGGCGAATCCTCGGCCAAGCCAAAACTCTTGCATGACGACCCCCGCCGGGATGCTAGCGCACAAAGCCAACGATGTCTTTGACGGCCTTGACCGTCTCAGCGGCGATAGCCCGCGCCCGGGACGAGCCGTCAGCGAGGACGGAATCGATGTAGCTCTCCTCCCTGGAGAGCCGCGACATTTCGGCGCCGATCGGCGCAAGCCTGGCGACGAGGAGATCAACCAGCGCCGCCTTGAAAGTCGAGAAATTGGCGCCGCCGAACGTCTGCAGCACCTGAGCCTTTGTCTCCTCGTTCACCGCGGCGAAAATGCCGACCAGATTGTCGAGCTCCGGCCGCCCGGCAAGGCCCGCAATCTCGCTCGGCAGCGGCTCGGGATCGGTCTTCGCCTTGCGAATTTTCTGGGCGATCGTATCGGCGTCGTCATCGAGATTGATACGCGAATAATCGGAAGGGTCCGATTTCGACATTTTCTTGGTGCCGTCGCGAAGGCTCATCACCCGCGTCGCCGGTCCCTGGATCAGCGGCTCGGGCAGCGGAAAGAAAGCCTCGCCATGGCCGTGCTCGGCGATTGAGGCGGCGAAATCGAGATTGAATTTCTGCGCGATGTCGCGGGCGAGTTCCAGATGCTGCTTCTGGTCCTCGCCAACCGGCACATGCGTCGCCCGATAGGCGTGAATATCGGCCGCCATCAGCACCGGATAATCATAGAGCCCGACCGAGACATTCTCGCGGTCCTTGCCCGCCTTCTCCTTGAATTGCGTCATCCGGTTCAGCCAGCCGAGCCGCGCGACGCAATTCAATATCCAGGTAAGCTCTGCATGTTCGGCGACTTGGCTCTGATTGAAGACGATATGCTTTGTGGCGTCGATGCCGGCGGCGAGATAGGCGGCCGTCACCTTGCGGATACTGGCTTTGAGCTCGGCAGGATCCTGCGGCACTGTGATGGCGTGCAGATCGACGACGCAATAGATGCAATCATGCGTGTTTTGCAGCGCGACGAATTTGACGATCGCGCCGAGATAATTGCCGAGATGCAGATTGCCGGTCGGCTGCACGCCGGAAAAAACGCGTTGATGAAATTCGGCCATCGCCGGGGAACTCCAGATACAAGGTGGCGGGTCTTATGCCGCCCCTACCCCATCGTGGCAAGCCGCTGGCGGTGCGAAGCGGCGGCATCCTTCGAGACGCAAGCTCCGCTTGCTCCTCAGGATGAGGGCCGCGCCCCAACGGCCTCATGCTGAGGAGCGGCCTGGTGAATAGGCCGCGTCTCGAAGCGCGAGGCCGTCGAGCCTGTGTTCCCTAAAGGATAAACCGGCTCAAGTCGCTGTTGCGGGCCAGATCGCCGATGTTTTTCTCGACGAATTCTGCCGTAATCTCAACCCGCTCGCCGGAGCGATCCGGCGCCGAATAGCTCACCTCGTCGAGCACACGCTCCATCACCGTCTGCAGGCGCCGCGCGCCGATGTTCTCGACGCTGGAGTTCACCTGCACGGCGATCTTGGCGATGGCATTCACGCCGTCCGGCGTGAAGACGAGTTCGACGCCCTCGGTCTGCAGCAGCGCCTGATATTGCTTGATGAGGCTCGCCTCGGTCTCGGTGAGGATGCGGCGGAAATCGTCCTCGTCGAGGGGCGACAGCTCGACGCGAATCGGCAGCCGGCCTTGCAGTTCGGGCAGAAGGTCCGAGGGCTTGGCGATATGGAAGGCGCCCGAGGCAATGAACAGCACATGGTCGGTCTTCACCGCGCCGTGCTTGGTGGAAACGGTCGTGCCCTCGATCAGGGGCAGCAAATCGCGCTGCACGCCTTCGCGCGAGACATCGGCGCCGCCGCGTCCCTCGCGCGCGCAGATCTTGTCGATCTCGTCGAGGAAGACGATGCCATTGTTCTCGACCTCATGGATCGCCTCCTGAACGATCTGGTCCTGATCCATCAGCTTGTCGCTCTCCTCGGCAA is part of the Methylovirgula ligni genome and harbors:
- a CDS encoding MFS transporter, which encodes MTSLDWAQKKRNAEQSLRRRNFLGACLAHLLHDGYTDLLYVLLPVWQAEFGLSYAGLAAVRALYSGTMGGLQVPAGRLTANLSARNALVLATLISAAGYLVMALPFRFTGLCIGLVLAGLGSSVQHPCASLLVTKGYGKDSRGPLGVYNFAGDLGKATFPAIVALLLPIFAWQSIVGLTALVGLAVALGLLALLPQQFLESNKGKPRVDGHDGRGFGLLLTIGALDTATRMGYLLFLPFLLHSKGGVEATVGVGLALLFAGGALGKACCGWLGQHLGVVWSVIVTEAATCLFMVATLMAPLGLAVALLPCLGIVLNGTSSVLYGTVPELAKKGEVGRAFALFYTGVISLGGLAPIAYGAIADHSDRNVGVIAAALTAAAIIPLVLALRPFLRKATADWSEAERQISGA
- the trpS gene encoding tryptophan--tRNA ligase, giving the protein MAEFHQRVFSGVQPTGNLHLGNYLGAIVKFVALQNTHDCIYCVVDLHAITVPQDPAELKASIRKVTAAYLAAGIDATKHIVFNQSQVAEHAELTWILNCVARLGWLNRMTQFKEKAGKDRENVSVGLYDYPVLMAADIHAYRATHVPVGEDQKQHLELARDIAQKFNLDFAASIAEHGHGEAFFPLPEPLIQGPATRVMSLRDGTKKMSKSDPSDYSRINLDDDADTIAQKIRKAKTDPEPLPSEIAGLAGRPELDNLVGIFAAVNEETKAQVLQTFGGANFSTFKAALVDLLVARLAPIGAEMSRLSREESYIDSVLADGSSRARAIAAETVKAVKDIVGFVR
- a CDS encoding energy transducer TonB family protein; this encodes MAEDSPATFEPLFRAQWPDADSKGATQRADETTAAVLRLAQSRSFFAGLIGASILLHLAALAALVWLEHAPPLKPDAALEIPVDLVTAPPDAKPSGGSKGDPHGTEPGKPKPAASKADTSKLDTSKPAAAPKPEASKPPQAKPQPKTEVKPSPPKLEPPKSQPPKPQPAKPAPPPKPEVAKPEAPKLDAPKPEPPKPAEAVKPVPPVQPPPPLPVVKPQPANPPPPVTPSGSPEGRAEGLMQDNSRAVAVPQPSADGDEAVNYQTLVFGMLELNKEFPEDARRRGASGTALVAFELNDDGTVKNEKLLRSSGDAALDVESLALVQRAAPFPKPPPGAQKVFAADITFPAPK
- the hslU gene encoding ATP-dependent protease ATPase subunit HslU, encoding MTDFSPREIVSELDRFIVGQKQAKRAVAIALRNRWRRLHLEGVMRDEVTPKNILMIGPTGCGKTEISRRLAKLANAPFLKVEATKFTEVGYVGRDVEQIIRDLLEIAIAQVKQNKRKALQARAHLAAEERLLDALVGASASQTTRDAFRKKLRDGELAEKEIEIELAQPSSGMPMFELPNMPGASISAISIGDIFGKGLGKQSKPRRLLVKDALEPLVAEESDKLMDQDQIVQEAIHEVENNGIVFLDEIDKICAREGRGGADVSREGVQRDLLPLIEGTTVSTKHGAVKTDHVLFIASGAFHIAKPSDLLPELQGRLPIRVELSPLDEDDFRRILTETEASLIKQYQALLQTEGVELVFTPDGVNAIAKIAVQVNSSVENIGARRLQTVMERVLDEVSYSAPDRSGERVEITAEFVEKNIGDLARNSDLSRFIL
- a CDS encoding LysR substrate-binding domain-containing protein, with product MRRLPPLNALRVFEVAARTGSYAKAGVELGLTHGAVSRQIAALETWLGQRLFVRTGRRMTPTPAARAFAAEVSLSFDRMIAAAEACGYPSVRSILRVDAPTTFAMRWLIPRLERFHAQRPEVEISVTTATTLRDELRGGFDLAIRRGSAERDAWPQYQAVPFLDEADTLIVSPALFERQPLHQPADIANHILLGSETRPGDWADWLERAGLPHRAEQRRRVFDHFFVTLQAVADGLGIGIGPFPVLQTDLETARILTPFPTILVPRTGYVALIPFDANKSSALTGFIEWLVAEGAVPHARHLTSAPGK